In Perca fluviatilis chromosome 18, GENO_Pfluv_1.0, whole genome shotgun sequence, one genomic interval encodes:
- the nhsl1b gene encoding NHS-like protein 1 isoform X10: MPFHQRSIEPRRVCRLSARDGWIPREETGKRKLRKPVLFSSLDEVGCHTLTNIIHQLSDLSRHASDIFLGIEMEAGMVFRRSCRIQGRLQRLQGEVRKFDPKKIKIPVSNLDEESKWTVHYTAPWHQQENVFLPGSRPPCVEDLHRQAKVNLKTALRECDKLRKDGFRSSQYYSQGPTFSDPLQSTSSLQDEEEDENDKKSTASSAEDDKSQLSLRPQTPQGGEGYEVDGQVVWNKGTPLPTPEEKMRLAAQAVPTDIVPINVTGAVFDRQASIRRSLINTDTVSRRPKKVKRRKTISGLPDNFNHELAAKGHGGELRPHSMFIPGQYSTLGRVGSVNSMLRRSETRDSGCQTEEVKIVPPSMRRIRAQRGQGIAAQMAGISASSSTGSISVSSSDSSGILMLPQFNRDPSRFHSLPRQGARVSLSADPIYSSTPIKPEEQTTPQRQIGKFQVDDTVVHMRHAPRTGTLPRPKSQEVRGTQASDWAGGPACVVSPHAAYSTSLIPNATMSSSSEVITLNTSGQLSHSPASAYPTARPLSLASSTSTDPMISSPTAFTHSSTCPALATSTPTHTPKDGGLVVTAPASESGHSDSSIHSHSTLAPTPPSCLSEEQWIYDTPENVVVPQRTLTSSCSTPINQLYSSLDLSSRTTTDSSSLYSQDNDGYYTSMHMDSGLRSRSHGSGHGAAPGRATRHSMYECREMANQEDSGSLYSDRSLSRSISLRKAKKPPLPPARTDSLRRKTSVKKPLGGVSAISGANEPNRAMLNETLIASLQQSLQMGLRGGKGKVASPSSPSHSPSSDYDDPWVLRPRSQSSISAGSSAASLVANANCGGVSNVYSLCHVTPAHSDTSSLRSDYADSWGYYMDYPRNHGDQRAQTPPAHATDNTSAGAHPGELQNGGELLNNSQAPGAPGQEAGVAVKPKMSTSSPDRVHRLTSPSSGYSSQSNTPTAGTPVPSFVRSMSPSGSRPKPKVPERKSSLLSSVSLSSSSTSLSSNTSDSLKSSGPPPPPPPPLPLSSSSAPTTPLSAPPPFPPPLPPCSSAGTPPPAPPLPTTPQGPSLSPPPACSSSPEFPPPPSPEMLIHPSSSFNGSFSPPPPPPPPVPSMGPPPPPPLPAFVPPSSSPSFVKAVKDAPKPALSSPTNSPKPLITPFALQSVQLRSVKLPEKEINGSSDHTKAQKTGVDLLQGLKPLALEKSHSTEHPTVIHLSNCSPEEDSCYCSPSPVSKLLEELSFDCSITDDTPDSAVMNGEAKNQSYFLLNEKEKVEGQDSLPPQSSQSSPFKQKPPVVSKKPKISFLPPFSPQPINDQVPSQHEDTTSLSQTEDQVDAPQRQIKKDEKERKSEQQEAEETSDNLELLAESSETSTVTQNESYISVSASQSSLDHGLCTDGEAHEEEEEEEAEEEEEEEEEEEEEEEEGDGTSSTTGSISSKEDDTGEVFYSSTAESSPAPSADGASEENMVTPTPTRPRTTEDLFAAIHRGGMQWVVASFLERCEVVEAQGPGSQGV, translated from the exons cGGTGTCTAACCTGGATGAGGAGAGCAAGTGGACGGTTCATTACACAGCGCCGTGGCACCAGCAGGAGAACGTCTTCCTGCCAGGCAGCAGGCCGCCCTGCGTAGAAGACCTCCACCGCCAGGCCAAAGTCAACCTCAAGACCGCCCTGCGAG AATGCGACAAGTTGAGGAAAGATGGTTTTCGGAGCTCTCAGTACTACTCTCAGGGTCCCACCTTTTCTGACCCCTTACAGtccaccagcagcctgcaggatgaggaggaggatgaaaaTGATAAGAAG TCCACAGCTTCATCAGCTGAGGACGACAAATCTCAGCTCTCCTTGAGGCCCCAGACCCCGCAGGGAGGAGAGGGGTACGAAGTTGACGGACAGGTTGTATGGAATAAAGGCacacccctccccaccccagaGGAGAAGATGAGGCTGGCGGCCCAGGCCGTGCCCACAGACATAGTTCCCATCAACGTCACAG GGGCAGTGTTTGACCGACAGGCGAGCATCCGGCGCTCCCTCATTAACACTGACACCGTGTCCCGCCGGCCCAAGAAGGTCAAACGCAGAAAGACAATATCAGGGCTGCCTGACAACTTCAACCATGAGCTAG CAGCAAAAGGACACGGTGGAGAGCTACGGCCGCATTCCATGTTCATCCCGGGACAGTACTCCACCTTGGGCAGAGTTGGGAGCGTCAACTCAATGCTCCGAcgttcagagaccagagactctGGCTGCCAGACAGAAGAAGTAAAGATTGTACCCCCGTCCATGAGAAGAATCCGGGCTCAAAGAGGACAGGGAATTGCTGCTCAAATGGCTGGCATTTCTGCTTCCTCCTCAACAGGAAGTATATCCGTCTCGAGTAGTGACAGCTCTGGGATCTTGATGCTGCCACAGTTTAACAGAGACCCTTCCCGTTTTCACAGTCTGCCCCGACAGGGTGCTAGGGTGTCCCTCAGTGCTGACCCCATCTATAGCAGCACCCCCATCAAGCCAGAGGAGCAAACTACACCTCAAAGGCAAATTGGAAAGTTTCAGGTTGACGATACAGTGGTGCACATGAGACATGCCCCAAGGACAGGCACCCTGCCCAGGCCCAAGTCTCAGGAGGTGAGGGGGACACAGGCCAGTGATTGGGCTGGTGGTCCAGCATGTGTGGTCTCTCCACATGCTGCCTACTCCACCTCACTCATCCCTAATGCCACCATGTCAAGCTCCTCTGAGGTCATTACCCTCAACACCTCCGGTCAGCTCTCCCACTCCCCAGCCTCAGCTTACCCCACAGCTCGGCCGCTCAGTCTGGCTTCCTCCACCAGCACTGACCCCATGATCTCCAGTCCAACAGCCTTTACCCACAGCTCCACCTGCCCAGCTTTGGCCACTTCTACCCCCACTCATACACCAAAGGATGGTGGTCTGGTAGTCACAGCACCTGCTAGCGAGTCAGGGCACTCGGACAGCAGTATACACAGCCACAGCACCTTGGCCCCCACGCCACCATCCTGTCTGTCAGAGGAGCAGTGGATCTACGACACGCCAGAAAACGTGGTGGTTCCACAGCGCACTCTGACCTCCAGCTGCTCCACTCCTATAAACCAGCTGTATAGCAGCCTGGACCTCTCCTCCAGGACCACTACTGACTCCAGCTCCCTCTATTCCCAAGACAATGATGGATACTACACCTCCATGCACATGGACTCAGGCCTGCGCTCTCGCAGCCATGGCAGCGGGCATGGTGCAGCACCTGGACGGGCCACCCGGCACAGCATGTACGAGTGCCGTGAGATGGCCAATCAGGAAGACTCTGGAAGCTTGTACAGTGATCGCTCTCTGTCCCGCAGCATCTCCCTCCGCAAGGCCAAAAAGCCTCCGCTGCCCCCAGCTCGTACAGACTCTCTTAGACGCAAGACTTCTGTGAAAAAGCCCCTTGGAGGCGTTAGCGCCATCAGCGGTGCTAATGAGCCAAACAGAGCCATGCTTAATGAGACTCTAATTGCCAGCTTGCAGCAGAGCCTACAGATGGGGCTGAGAGGAGGGAAAGGAAAAGTGGCTTCACCTTCTTCACCTTCTCATAGCCCGAGCAGCGACTACGATGACCCTTGGGTGCTACGGCCACGCAGTCAGAGTAGCATCAGCGCAGGTAGCTCTGCAGCATCACTAGTAGCTAACGCCAACTGTGGCGGTGTGTCTAACGTTTACTCGCTATGCCACGTGACGCCTGCTCACAGTGACACCAGCAGCTTGCGCTCAGACTATGCTGATTCCTGGGGCTACTACATGGACTACCCTCGTAACCATGGAGACCAGAGGGCACAGACCCCACCGGCTCATGCCACCGATAACACGTCGGCTGGGGCTCACCCAGGAGAATTGCAAAATGGAGGTGAGCTTCTCAACAACAGTCAGGCCCCTGGAGCTCCAGGTCAGGAGGCAGGGGTGGCAGTGAAGCCCAAAATGTCCACCTCCTCACCAGACAGGGTGCATAGGCTGACCTCCCCATCTAGCGGCTACTCTAGTCAGTCCAACACCCCCACAGCTGGAACCCCAGTGCCCTCATTTGTCAGGTCCATGTCTCCCTCAGGCAGCCGGCCCAAGCCCAAAGTGCCCGAGAGAAAgtcatctctcctctcctctgtatCCCTGTCCTCCTCTTCCACCTCCCTTTCCTCCAACACCTCAGACTCACTTAAAAGCTCCGGACCTCCCcctccaccacccccacccttgcccctctcctcctcctcagctcccaCCACCCCTCTCAGCGCACCTCCACCCTTCCCTCCCCCTCTACCGCCATGTTCCAGTGCGGGCACTCCTCCGCCAGCTCCCCCATTACCAACCACTCCACAGGGTCCAAGTCTGAGCCCACCCCCTGCTTGCTCCTCCTCCCCAGAattccctcctcctccatcccctGAAATGCTAATCCACCCCAGTTCATCCTTCAATGGGAGCTTCAGTCctccccctccacctccccctccTGTCCCCTCCATGGGgccccctccacctcctccgcTGCCTGCTTTTGTCCCACCTTCCTCCTCCCCATCCTTTGTGAAGGCAGTGAAAGATGCTCCGAAACCAGCTCTTTCCAGCCCTACAAATTCACCTAAGCCCCTCATCACCCCGTTTGCACTGCAGAGTGTTCAGCTCCGCTCTGTTAAACTGCCAGAGAAGGAAATTAATGGCAGTTCAGACCACACCAAAGCTCAGAAAACAGGGGTGGACCTCCTTCAGGGTCTAAAGCCTCTGGCCCTGGAGAAGTCTCACTCCACAGAGCATCCCACTGTGATACACCTGTCAAACTGCTCCCCAGAAGAAGATTCATGTTACTGCTCACCTTCACCTGTGTCAAAGCTCTTAGAAGAGTTGTCTTTTGACTGCAGTATCACAGATGACACGCCAGACAGTGCGGTCATGAATGGAGAAGCCAAGAATCAGAGTTACTTTCTCTTAaacgaaaaagaaaaagttgaagGACAGGACTCATTGCCCCCACAGAGCTCCCAAAGCTCTCCTTTCAAACAGAAGCCCCCAGTAGTCTCCAAGAAACCCAAAATCTCTTTTCTCCCACCATTTAGCCCCCAACCAATCAATGACCAGGTTCCATCGCAGCATGAGGATACAACCAGCCTGTCACAAACAGAAGACCAAGTAGATGCGCCGCAAAGACAAATAAAGAAAGACGAGAAAGAGCGTAAAAGTGAGCAACAGGAGGCCGAGGAAACTTCAGACAACTTGGAGCTTCTAGCAGAGAGCAGTGAAACATCCACAGTCACCCAGAACGAGTCCTACATTTCTGTTTCTGCTAGCCAGTCAAGTCTTGACCATGGACTGTGTACCGATGGAGAGGCTcatgaagaggaagaggaagaggaggcggaagaggaggaggaagaggaggaggaggaggaggaggaggaggaggagggagatggAACAAGTAGCACGACTGGATCCATCAGCTCCAAGGAGGACGACACTG GTGAGGTGTTCTACTCCAGTACGGCTGAATCGTCGCCGGCCCCATCAGCTGACGGGGCCTCCGAGGAGAACATGGTAACCCCGACTCCCACGCGGCCCCGAACCACTGAGGACCTTTTTGCCGCCATTCACAG AGGGGGCATGCAGTGGGTGGTTGCATCCTTTCTAGAGAGGTGCGAAGTG GTCGAAGCGCAAGGTCCTGGGTCGCAAGGAGTCTGA
- the nhsl1b gene encoding NHS-like protein 1 isoform X2, producing the protein MPFHQRSIEPRRVCRLSARDGWIPREETGKRKLRKPVLFSSLDEVGCHTLTNIIHQLSDLSRHASDIFLGIEMEAGMVFRRSCRIQGRLQRLQGEVRKFDPKKIKIPVSNLDEESKWTVHYTAPWHQQENVFLPGSRPPCVEDLHRQAKVNLKTALRECDKLRKDGFRSSQYYSQGPTFSDPLQSTSSLQDEEEDENDKKSTASSAEDDKSQLSLRPQTPQGGEGYEVDGQVVWNKGTPLPTPEEKMRLAAQAVPTDIVPINVTGAVFDRQASIRRSLINTDTVSRRPKKVKRRKTISGLPDNFNHELAKGHGGELRPHSMFIPGQYSTLGRVGSVNSMLRRSETRDSGCQTEEVKIVPPSMRRIRAQRGQGIAAQMAGISASSSTGSISVSSSDSSGILMLPQFNRDPSRFHSLPRQGARVSLSADPIYSSTPIKPEEQTTPQRQIGKFQVDDTVVHMRHAPRTGTLPRPKSQEVRGTQASDWAGGPACVVSPHAAYSTSLIPNATMSSSSEVITLNTSGQLSHSPASAYPTARPLSLASSTSTDPMISSPTAFTHSSTCPALATSTPTHTPKDGGLVVTAPASESGHSDSSIHSHSTLAPTPPSCLSEEQWIYDTPENVVVPQRTLTSSCSTPINQLYSSLDLSSRTTTDSSSLYSQDNDGYYTSMHMDSGLRSRSHGSGHGAAPGRATRHSMYECREMANQEDSGSLYSDRSLSRSISLRKAKKPPLPPARTDSLRRKTSVKKPLGGVSAISGANEPNRAMLNETLIASLQQSLQMGLRGGKGKVASPSSPSHSPSSDYDDPWVLRPRSQSSISAGSSAASLVANANCGGVSNVYSLCHVTPAHSDTSSLRSDYADSWGYYMDYPRNHGDQRAQTPPAHATDNTSAGAHPGELQNGGELLNNSQAPGAPGQEAGVAVKPKMSTSSPDRVHRLTSPSSGYSSQSNTPTAGTPVPSFVRSMSPSGSRPKPKVPERKSSLLSSVSLSSSSTSLSSNTSDSLKSSGPPPPPPPPLPLSSSSAPTTPLSAPPPFPPPLPPCSSAGTPPPAPPLPTTPQGPSLSPPPACSSSPEFPPPPSPEMLIHPSSSFNGSFSPPPPPPPPVPSMGPPPPPPLPAFVPPSSSPSFVKAVKDAPKPALSSPTNSPKPLITPFALQSVQLRSVKLPEKEINGSSDHTKAQKTGVDLLQGLKPLALEKSHSTEHPTVIHLSNCSPEEDSCYCSPSPVSKLLEELSFDCSITDDTPDSAVMNGEAKNQSYFLLNEKEKVEGQDSLPPQSSQSSPFKQKPPVVSKKPKISFLPPFSPQPINDQVPSQHEDTTSLSQTEDQVDAPQRQIKKDEKERKSEQQEAEETSDNLELLAESSETSTVTQNESYISVSASQSSLDHGLCTDGEAHEEEEEEEAEEEEEEEEEEEEEEEEGDGTSSTTGSISSKEDDTGEVFYSSTAESSPAPSADGASEENMVTPTPTRPRTTEDLFAAIHRGGMQWVVASFLERSKRKVLGRKESEEDKSRAGSHPQSPPVTPTGGSPVMVSPGPVSSLPRQTGSIQRNLRKSSTSSDTFKALLLKKGSRSETSFRMSAAEMLRSTDPRSQRPHSESGLDSPAASPSSLMAPHSPCTSPGRGKRATDEWSRYEALALSSPTSSSFTMSGLKYGRSRTPPSAASSKYNARSRILSSPMTVICEREGELAESEYGDTAESLSGPTAQTLPVLNNSNGTLSKESRS; encoded by the exons cGGTGTCTAACCTGGATGAGGAGAGCAAGTGGACGGTTCATTACACAGCGCCGTGGCACCAGCAGGAGAACGTCTTCCTGCCAGGCAGCAGGCCGCCCTGCGTAGAAGACCTCCACCGCCAGGCCAAAGTCAACCTCAAGACCGCCCTGCGAG AATGCGACAAGTTGAGGAAAGATGGTTTTCGGAGCTCTCAGTACTACTCTCAGGGTCCCACCTTTTCTGACCCCTTACAGtccaccagcagcctgcaggatgaggaggaggatgaaaaTGATAAGAAG TCCACAGCTTCATCAGCTGAGGACGACAAATCTCAGCTCTCCTTGAGGCCCCAGACCCCGCAGGGAGGAGAGGGGTACGAAGTTGACGGACAGGTTGTATGGAATAAAGGCacacccctccccaccccagaGGAGAAGATGAGGCTGGCGGCCCAGGCCGTGCCCACAGACATAGTTCCCATCAACGTCACAG GGGCAGTGTTTGACCGACAGGCGAGCATCCGGCGCTCCCTCATTAACACTGACACCGTGTCCCGCCGGCCCAAGAAGGTCAAACGCAGAAAGACAATATCAGGGCTGCCTGACAACTTCAACCATGAGCTAG CAAAAGGACACGGTGGAGAGCTACGGCCGCATTCCATGTTCATCCCGGGACAGTACTCCACCTTGGGCAGAGTTGGGAGCGTCAACTCAATGCTCCGAcgttcagagaccagagactctGGCTGCCAGACAGAAGAAGTAAAGATTGTACCCCCGTCCATGAGAAGAATCCGGGCTCAAAGAGGACAGGGAATTGCTGCTCAAATGGCTGGCATTTCTGCTTCCTCCTCAACAGGAAGTATATCCGTCTCGAGTAGTGACAGCTCTGGGATCTTGATGCTGCCACAGTTTAACAGAGACCCTTCCCGTTTTCACAGTCTGCCCCGACAGGGTGCTAGGGTGTCCCTCAGTGCTGACCCCATCTATAGCAGCACCCCCATCAAGCCAGAGGAGCAAACTACACCTCAAAGGCAAATTGGAAAGTTTCAGGTTGACGATACAGTGGTGCACATGAGACATGCCCCAAGGACAGGCACCCTGCCCAGGCCCAAGTCTCAGGAGGTGAGGGGGACACAGGCCAGTGATTGGGCTGGTGGTCCAGCATGTGTGGTCTCTCCACATGCTGCCTACTCCACCTCACTCATCCCTAATGCCACCATGTCAAGCTCCTCTGAGGTCATTACCCTCAACACCTCCGGTCAGCTCTCCCACTCCCCAGCCTCAGCTTACCCCACAGCTCGGCCGCTCAGTCTGGCTTCCTCCACCAGCACTGACCCCATGATCTCCAGTCCAACAGCCTTTACCCACAGCTCCACCTGCCCAGCTTTGGCCACTTCTACCCCCACTCATACACCAAAGGATGGTGGTCTGGTAGTCACAGCACCTGCTAGCGAGTCAGGGCACTCGGACAGCAGTATACACAGCCACAGCACCTTGGCCCCCACGCCACCATCCTGTCTGTCAGAGGAGCAGTGGATCTACGACACGCCAGAAAACGTGGTGGTTCCACAGCGCACTCTGACCTCCAGCTGCTCCACTCCTATAAACCAGCTGTATAGCAGCCTGGACCTCTCCTCCAGGACCACTACTGACTCCAGCTCCCTCTATTCCCAAGACAATGATGGATACTACACCTCCATGCACATGGACTCAGGCCTGCGCTCTCGCAGCCATGGCAGCGGGCATGGTGCAGCACCTGGACGGGCCACCCGGCACAGCATGTACGAGTGCCGTGAGATGGCCAATCAGGAAGACTCTGGAAGCTTGTACAGTGATCGCTCTCTGTCCCGCAGCATCTCCCTCCGCAAGGCCAAAAAGCCTCCGCTGCCCCCAGCTCGTACAGACTCTCTTAGACGCAAGACTTCTGTGAAAAAGCCCCTTGGAGGCGTTAGCGCCATCAGCGGTGCTAATGAGCCAAACAGAGCCATGCTTAATGAGACTCTAATTGCCAGCTTGCAGCAGAGCCTACAGATGGGGCTGAGAGGAGGGAAAGGAAAAGTGGCTTCACCTTCTTCACCTTCTCATAGCCCGAGCAGCGACTACGATGACCCTTGGGTGCTACGGCCACGCAGTCAGAGTAGCATCAGCGCAGGTAGCTCTGCAGCATCACTAGTAGCTAACGCCAACTGTGGCGGTGTGTCTAACGTTTACTCGCTATGCCACGTGACGCCTGCTCACAGTGACACCAGCAGCTTGCGCTCAGACTATGCTGATTCCTGGGGCTACTACATGGACTACCCTCGTAACCATGGAGACCAGAGGGCACAGACCCCACCGGCTCATGCCACCGATAACACGTCGGCTGGGGCTCACCCAGGAGAATTGCAAAATGGAGGTGAGCTTCTCAACAACAGTCAGGCCCCTGGAGCTCCAGGTCAGGAGGCAGGGGTGGCAGTGAAGCCCAAAATGTCCACCTCCTCACCAGACAGGGTGCATAGGCTGACCTCCCCATCTAGCGGCTACTCTAGTCAGTCCAACACCCCCACAGCTGGAACCCCAGTGCCCTCATTTGTCAGGTCCATGTCTCCCTCAGGCAGCCGGCCCAAGCCCAAAGTGCCCGAGAGAAAgtcatctctcctctcctctgtatCCCTGTCCTCCTCTTCCACCTCCCTTTCCTCCAACACCTCAGACTCACTTAAAAGCTCCGGACCTCCCcctccaccacccccacccttgcccctctcctcctcctcagctcccaCCACCCCTCTCAGCGCACCTCCACCCTTCCCTCCCCCTCTACCGCCATGTTCCAGTGCGGGCACTCCTCCGCCAGCTCCCCCATTACCAACCACTCCACAGGGTCCAAGTCTGAGCCCACCCCCTGCTTGCTCCTCCTCCCCAGAattccctcctcctccatcccctGAAATGCTAATCCACCCCAGTTCATCCTTCAATGGGAGCTTCAGTCctccccctccacctccccctccTGTCCCCTCCATGGGgccccctccacctcctccgcTGCCTGCTTTTGTCCCACCTTCCTCCTCCCCATCCTTTGTGAAGGCAGTGAAAGATGCTCCGAAACCAGCTCTTTCCAGCCCTACAAATTCACCTAAGCCCCTCATCACCCCGTTTGCACTGCAGAGTGTTCAGCTCCGCTCTGTTAAACTGCCAGAGAAGGAAATTAATGGCAGTTCAGACCACACCAAAGCTCAGAAAACAGGGGTGGACCTCCTTCAGGGTCTAAAGCCTCTGGCCCTGGAGAAGTCTCACTCCACAGAGCATCCCACTGTGATACACCTGTCAAACTGCTCCCCAGAAGAAGATTCATGTTACTGCTCACCTTCACCTGTGTCAAAGCTCTTAGAAGAGTTGTCTTTTGACTGCAGTATCACAGATGACACGCCAGACAGTGCGGTCATGAATGGAGAAGCCAAGAATCAGAGTTACTTTCTCTTAaacgaaaaagaaaaagttgaagGACAGGACTCATTGCCCCCACAGAGCTCCCAAAGCTCTCCTTTCAAACAGAAGCCCCCAGTAGTCTCCAAGAAACCCAAAATCTCTTTTCTCCCACCATTTAGCCCCCAACCAATCAATGACCAGGTTCCATCGCAGCATGAGGATACAACCAGCCTGTCACAAACAGAAGACCAAGTAGATGCGCCGCAAAGACAAATAAAGAAAGACGAGAAAGAGCGTAAAAGTGAGCAACAGGAGGCCGAGGAAACTTCAGACAACTTGGAGCTTCTAGCAGAGAGCAGTGAAACATCCACAGTCACCCAGAACGAGTCCTACATTTCTGTTTCTGCTAGCCAGTCAAGTCTTGACCATGGACTGTGTACCGATGGAGAGGCTcatgaagaggaagaggaagaggaggcggaagaggaggaggaagaggaggaggaggaggaggaggaggaggaggagggagatggAACAAGTAGCACGACTGGATCCATCAGCTCCAAGGAGGACGACACTG GTGAGGTGTTCTACTCCAGTACGGCTGAATCGTCGCCGGCCCCATCAGCTGACGGGGCCTCCGAGGAGAACATGGTAACCCCGACTCCCACGCGGCCCCGAACCACTGAGGACCTTTTTGCCGCCATTCACAG AGGGGGCATGCAGTGGGTGGTTGCATCCTTTCTAGAGAG GTCGAAGCGCAAGGTCCTGGGTCGCAAGGAGTCTGAGGAGGACAAGTCCCGGGCTGGGAGCCACCCACAGTCTCCCCCCGTCACCCCGACAGGCGGGTCCCCAGTGATGGTGTCCCCAGGGCCGGTGTCCTCCTTGCCTCGCCAGACAGGCTCCATCCAGCGCAACCTCCGCAAGTCCTCTACCAGCAGCGACACCTTCAAGGCCCTCCTCCTGAAGAAGGGTAGCCGCTCAGAAACCAGCTTCAGGATGTCGGCCGCTGAGATGCTTCGCTCCACTGACCCTCGCTCCCAGAGACCACACTCTGAGTCAGGGTTAGACTCGCCTGCTGCTTCACCCTCCTCACTGATGGCGCCGCACAGCCCCTGCACCTCCCCCGGCCGTGGTAAAAGGGCAACAGATGAGTGGAGCCGCTACGAGGCCTTGGCTCTGTCCTCACCAACTTCATCGTCCTTTACAATGAGCGGGTTAAAATACGGGCGCTCACGCACGCCGCCCTCTGCTGCCAGCAGCAAGTACAACGCACGCAGCCGAATCCTCAGCAGCCCAATGACAGTAATCTGTGAGCGAGAGGGGGAGCTGGCTGAGAGCGAGTACGGAGACACTGCAGAGAGTCTGTCCGGACCCACGGCTCAGACTCTCCCTGTGCTCAATAACTCCAATGGCACTTTATCTAAAGAGAGCAGAAGTTAA